A genome region from Nocardia sp. NBC_01730 includes the following:
- the metH gene encoding methionine synthase produces the protein MSAPIPAEFDTTLLDTLRRRVVIGDGAMGTMLQAADLTLDDFRGLEGCNEILNETRPDVLRGIHRAYFEAGADAVETNTFGCNLPNLADYDIADRIRDLSERGARLAREVADDMGPSSDGTPRYVLGSMGPGTKLPTLGHAPYTPLRDAYTEAALGMLDGGADAILIETCQDLLQVKAAVTGSRRAMAKLGRRIPIITHVTVETTGTMLVGSEIGAALTALEPLGIDMIGLNCATGPDEMSEHLRHLSRHAQVPVSVMPNAGLPMLGADGAVYPLTPEELAVALRGFVSEFGLALVGGCCGTTPEHIRQVTAAVREIEPSLPPIAERREPAHEPSVSSMYTAVPFEQDASIMMIGERTNANGSKAFRDAMLAEDWQKCLDIAKDQTRDGAHMLDLCVDYVGRDGTRDMEALAGRLATASTLPIMLDSTEPPVLRAGLQHLGGRCAVNSVNYEDGDGPESRFQQTMRLVAEHGAAVVALTIDEEGQARTAEKKVSIAERLIADITGNWGLRESDIIIDTLTFTLGTGQEESRRDGIETIEAIRELKRRRPDVQTTLGLSNISFGLNPAARQVLNSVFMHECVEAGLDSAIVHASKILPMSRIPDEQREAALDLVYDRRSEDYDPLQKLMALFEGVSTASSKASRAEELAALPLFDRLERRIVDGERNGMEADLDVAMTEVPPLRIINETLLSGMKTVGELFGSGQMQLPFVLQSAEVMKAAVAYLEPHMEATDDSGKGRIVLATVKGDVHDIGKNLVDIILSNNGYEVVNLGIKQPISTILDAAVDKKADVIGMSGLLVKSTVVMKENLAELNAKGVAEQFPVLLGGAALTRSYVENDLTEVYEGDVHYARDAFEGLRLMDDIMTRKRGGGPDPESPEAIAEQERAAERKARHERSKRIAAERKAAEVPVVVPERSDVAADLPVPVPPFWGTRVVKGLALHEYSGLLDERALFLGQWGLRGQRGGDGPGYEELVESEGRPRLRAWLDRLSTEGVLQHAAVVYGYFPVVSEGDEVIVLTEPDPAAPERYRFAFPRQQRDRFLCIADFIRSRAYAQETGQVDVLPFQLVTMGQPIADFANELFAGDSYRDYLEVHGIGVQLTEALAEYWHRRIREELVLDGNAVADSDPADVLEYFKLGYRGARYSFGYGACPDLEDRAKLVDLLEADRLGVVLSEELQLHPEQSTDAFVLLHPEAKYFNA, from the coding sequence ATGTCTGCGCCCATCCCCGCCGAGTTCGACACCACGCTACTCGACACGCTACGCCGTCGCGTTGTCATCGGTGACGGCGCGATGGGCACGATGCTGCAGGCCGCCGATCTGACGCTGGACGATTTCCGCGGGCTGGAGGGCTGTAACGAGATCCTCAACGAGACCCGCCCCGACGTGCTGCGCGGTATCCACCGAGCCTATTTCGAGGCGGGCGCCGACGCGGTCGAGACCAACACCTTCGGCTGCAACCTGCCCAACCTTGCCGACTACGACATCGCCGACCGGATTCGCGACCTGTCCGAGCGCGGCGCGCGACTGGCTCGTGAGGTCGCCGACGACATGGGCCCGTCCTCGGACGGTACGCCTCGGTACGTGCTCGGCTCGATGGGACCGGGTACCAAGCTGCCCACGCTGGGGCACGCTCCATACACCCCGCTGCGCGACGCCTACACCGAGGCCGCGCTCGGCATGCTCGACGGCGGCGCCGACGCCATCCTCATCGAGACCTGCCAGGACCTGCTACAGGTGAAGGCGGCGGTGACCGGCAGCCGCCGGGCGATGGCGAAGCTCGGACGCCGGATCCCGATCATCACGCACGTCACGGTGGAGACCACCGGGACCATGCTGGTCGGCAGCGAGATCGGCGCGGCGCTGACCGCGCTGGAGCCGCTCGGCATCGACATGATCGGCCTGAACTGCGCGACCGGTCCGGATGAGATGAGCGAACACCTGCGCCATCTGTCCCGGCACGCGCAGGTGCCGGTCTCGGTGATGCCGAACGCCGGTCTTCCGATGCTCGGCGCCGACGGCGCGGTGTATCCGCTCACGCCAGAAGAGTTGGCGGTCGCGCTGCGCGGTTTCGTCTCCGAGTTCGGGCTCGCCCTGGTCGGCGGCTGCTGCGGCACCACACCGGAACACATCCGCCAGGTCACCGCCGCGGTGCGTGAGATCGAGCCGAGTCTGCCGCCGATCGCCGAGCGGCGTGAGCCTGCGCACGAGCCGAGCGTGTCCAGCATGTACACGGCGGTGCCCTTCGAGCAGGACGCTTCGATCATGATGATCGGCGAGCGCACGAATGCCAACGGCTCCAAGGCTTTCCGTGACGCCATGCTGGCCGAGGATTGGCAGAAGTGCCTGGACATCGCCAAGGACCAGACCCGTGACGGCGCGCACATGCTCGACCTGTGTGTCGACTACGTCGGCCGCGACGGCACCAGGGACATGGAGGCGCTCGCCGGCAGGCTGGCCACCGCGTCGACGCTGCCGATCATGCTCGACTCCACCGAGCCTCCGGTGCTGCGGGCCGGTCTGCAGCACCTCGGCGGCCGCTGCGCGGTGAACTCGGTGAACTACGAGGACGGCGACGGTCCCGAATCTCGCTTCCAGCAGACGATGCGGCTGGTCGCCGAGCACGGCGCCGCGGTGGTCGCCCTGACCATCGACGAGGAGGGGCAGGCCCGTACCGCGGAGAAGAAAGTGTCGATCGCCGAGCGCCTGATCGCCGACATCACCGGCAACTGGGGCCTGCGGGAGAGCGACATCATCATCGACACGCTCACCTTCACCCTCGGCACCGGCCAGGAGGAGTCCCGCCGCGACGGCATCGAGACCATCGAGGCCATCCGCGAACTGAAGCGCCGCCGCCCGGACGTGCAGACCACGCTGGGCTTGTCGAATATCTCCTTCGGCCTCAACCCGGCGGCACGTCAGGTGCTCAACTCGGTATTCATGCACGAATGTGTGGAGGCCGGTTTGGATTCCGCGATCGTGCACGCCTCGAAAATCCTGCCGATGAGCCGGATCCCCGACGAACAGCGCGAAGCCGCACTGGATCTGGTATACGACCGTCGCAGCGAGGACTACGACCCGCTGCAGAAGCTGATGGCGTTGTTCGAGGGTGTATCGACCGCGTCGTCGAAGGCCTCGCGCGCCGAGGAGCTGGCCGCGCTACCGCTGTTCGACCGGCTGGAGCGGCGGATCGTCGACGGCGAGCGCAACGGCATGGAGGCCGATCTGGACGTGGCCATGACCGAGGTGCCGCCGCTGCGGATCATTAACGAAACCTTGCTGTCCGGGATGAAGACGGTCGGTGAGCTGTTCGGGTCCGGCCAGATGCAGCTGCCGTTCGTGTTGCAGTCCGCCGAGGTGATGAAGGCCGCCGTGGCGTACCTGGAGCCGCACATGGAGGCCACCGACGACAGCGGCAAGGGCCGCATCGTGCTGGCCACCGTGAAGGGCGACGTGCACGACATCGGCAAGAATCTGGTCGACATCATCCTGTCGAACAACGGCTACGAGGTGGTCAACCTCGGTATCAAGCAGCCGATCTCGACCATCCTCGACGCGGCGGTGGACAAGAAGGCCGACGTCATCGGCATGTCCGGCCTGCTGGTGAAGTCGACCGTCGTGATGAAGGAGAATCTGGCAGAGCTCAACGCCAAGGGGGTGGCCGAGCAGTTCCCCGTGCTCCTCGGCGGGGCGGCACTCACCCGCTCGTACGTGGAGAACGACCTCACCGAGGTGTACGAGGGCGATGTGCACTACGCGCGAGACGCGTTCGAGGGTCTACGGCTGATGGACGACATCATGACTCGCAAGCGCGGCGGCGGCCCCGACCCGGAGAGCCCGGAGGCCATCGCCGAGCAGGAGCGGGCCGCGGAGCGCAAGGCGCGCCACGAGCGGTCCAAGCGGATCGCGGCGGAGCGCAAGGCGGCCGAGGTGCCCGTCGTGGTGCCCGAGCGCTCCGACGTCGCGGCGGACCTGCCGGTGCCGGTGCCGCCGTTCTGGGGCACTCGCGTGGTGAAAGGTCTTGCACTGCACGAGTATTCGGGCTTGCTCGACGAGCGGGCGCTGTTCCTCGGGCAGTGGGGGCTGCGCGGACAGCGCGGCGGCGACGGGCCCGGCTACGAGGAGCTGGTGGAGTCCGAGGGCAGGCCGCGGCTGCGCGCCTGGTTGGACCGGCTGAGCACCGAGGGCGTGCTGCAGCACGCCGCAGTGGTGTACGGGTATTTCCCGGTGGTGTCCGAGGGCGACGAGGTCATCGTGCTCACCGAGCCGGATCCCGCTGCGCCGGAACGCTATCGGTTCGCGTTTCCGCGCCAGCAGCGCGACCGGTTCCTGTGCATCGCCGACTTCATCCGGTCGCGGGCCTACGCACAGGAAACCGGTCAGGTGGACGTGCTGCCGTTCCAACTGGTCACCATGGGCCAGCCGATTGCCGACTTCGCCAACGAGCTGTTCGCGGGCGACAGCTACCGCGACTATCTCGAGGTGCACGGCATCGGCGTCCAGCTCACCGAGGCGCTGGCCGAATACTGGCACCGCCGTATCCGGGAAGAGCTGGTTCTCGACGGCAACGCGGTCGCCGACTCCGATCCGGCGGACGTGCTGGAGTACTTCAAGCTCGGCTACCGGGGCGCTCGGTACTCCTTCGGTTATGGGGCATGCCCCGATCTGGAGGACCGCGCCAAGCTGGTCGACCTGCTCGAGGCCGACCGCCTCGGCGTGGTGTTGTCCGAGGAGCTCCAGCTGCATCCGGAACAGTCCACCGACGCGTTCGTCCTGCTGCACCCGGAAGCGAAGTACTTCAACGCCTGA
- a CDS encoding PAC2 family protein, whose amino-acid sequence MNASETPDPELPTLRDPVLVAAFEGWNDAGDAASGAVEHLELIWDAEPLAELDSEDYYDYQVNRPTVRQVDGVTREIQWPSTMLSVCSPPGSDRDVVLLRGIEPNMRWRSFCGDLLEFIEQLGVQTVVILGALLADTPHTRPVPVTGSAYSKEAAERFNLEQTRYEGPTGITGVLQDQCVKAGVPAVSFWAAVPHYVSQPPNPKATIALLHRVEDVLDIEVPLGELPKQAEDWETAVNEMTVGDDEISEYVRSLEERGDAAADVNEAMAKIDGDAIAAEFEKYLRRRGPGSFGL is encoded by the coding sequence GTGAACGCCAGTGAAACTCCCGATCCGGAACTGCCGACGTTGCGGGATCCGGTGCTGGTCGCCGCCTTCGAGGGCTGGAACGACGCCGGTGACGCGGCCAGCGGCGCCGTCGAGCATCTGGAACTGATTTGGGACGCCGAACCGCTAGCCGAACTCGACTCCGAGGACTACTACGACTACCAGGTGAACCGGCCCACGGTGCGCCAGGTCGACGGTGTGACCAGGGAAATCCAGTGGCCCTCGACGATGCTGTCGGTCTGCTCGCCGCCTGGTAGCGACCGCGATGTGGTCTTGCTTCGCGGCATCGAGCCGAACATGCGCTGGCGCAGCTTCTGCGGCGACCTGCTGGAGTTCATCGAACAGCTCGGAGTGCAGACCGTCGTCATCCTCGGCGCGCTGCTGGCCGACACCCCGCACACCAGGCCGGTCCCGGTGACCGGCTCCGCCTATAGCAAGGAGGCGGCCGAGCGGTTCAACCTGGAGCAGACCCGCTACGAGGGACCGACCGGCATCACCGGCGTGCTGCAGGACCAATGTGTCAAGGCGGGCGTGCCTGCAGTGTCGTTCTGGGCCGCGGTGCCCCACTACGTCTCGCAGCCGCCGAACCCGAAGGCGACGATCGCGCTGTTGCACCGGGTCGAGGATGTACTCGACATCGAGGTGCCGCTCGGCGAGCTGCCCAAGCAGGCCGAGGACTGGGAGACCGCCGTCAACGAGATGACCGTCGGCGACGACGAGATCAGCGAGTACGTGCGCTCGCTGGAGGAGCGCGGCGATGCCGCGGCCGACGTGAACGAGGCGATGGCCAAGATCGACGGCGACGCCATCGCAGCCGAATTCGAGAAGTACCTGCGCAGGAGGGGGCCGGGCAGCTTCGGGCTCTGA
- a CDS encoding XRE family transcriptional regulator gives MRSERDVRGWSQAEAVRVMRAKSSSNLPTDSTLLRNWRRWESGESRPDDFYAPIIAAAFDTVTAAFFPKARPSRDDELLSATGMDTLEFLGRLRISDVSPVTLEAIRITAERLCCEYSCADPHELHAEGTAWLRRITSLLDGRLTLAQHREILVLAGWVALLVGCVDFDLGRRTASEATRRAAYSLGQEAEHAEITCWAAEMAAWSALTQGNYRGVIDTVDPMLEVSRNLRVGVQLTAQRAKAWARLGERRQAEAALADGRAILERLDHPANLDNHFVIDAQKFDFYAMDCCRVAGDDRLAESYAREVIRNATRADGSVRNPMRVSEAHLTLAVVAVRNRDLELALDEGMRAFAGKRRSLPSLVWIAGEAAREMIERYPGDPRTRVYMDQLRSLSIE, from the coding sequence ATGCGTTCCGAGCGCGATGTGAGGGGGTGGTCACAAGCCGAGGCCGTCCGCGTGATGCGCGCGAAGTCATCGAGCAACCTGCCGACCGACAGTACACTCCTACGGAACTGGCGCCGATGGGAATCGGGCGAGTCGCGCCCGGACGATTTCTACGCCCCCATCATCGCCGCCGCGTTCGACACGGTTACCGCGGCGTTCTTCCCCAAGGCCAGGCCGAGCCGGGACGACGAACTGCTTTCCGCAACCGGCATGGACACCCTGGAATTCCTCGGCAGACTACGCATTTCCGACGTGTCTCCCGTGACGCTCGAGGCCATCCGGATCACCGCCGAGCGCCTGTGCTGCGAATACTCCTGTGCCGACCCCCATGAACTGCACGCCGAGGGCACCGCGTGGCTGCGCAGGATCACTTCGTTGCTGGACGGACGCCTGACGCTGGCCCAGCACCGCGAAATCCTCGTCCTCGCAGGCTGGGTCGCGCTGCTTGTCGGATGCGTCGACTTCGATCTGGGTCGGCGGACTGCCTCCGAGGCGACACGCCGGGCCGCGTACTCGCTGGGGCAGGAGGCCGAACACGCCGAGATCACCTGCTGGGCCGCGGAAATGGCGGCCTGGTCCGCGCTCACCCAGGGCAACTACCGTGGCGTCATCGATACGGTTGACCCAATGCTGGAAGTTAGCCGAAATCTGCGGGTCGGTGTCCAGCTCACCGCCCAGCGCGCCAAAGCCTGGGCGAGGCTCGGCGAACGACGGCAGGCGGAAGCCGCACTGGCGGACGGCCGGGCGATCCTGGAGCGACTCGATCATCCAGCGAATCTGGACAACCATTTCGTGATCGACGCGCAGAAGTTCGACTTCTACGCGATGGACTGCTGCCGAGTAGCGGGCGATGATCGGCTCGCCGAATCCTACGCGCGCGAGGTGATCCGGAACGCGACCCGCGCCGACGGCTCCGTGCGCAACCCGATGCGGGTCTCCGAAGCGCACTTGACCCTGGCCGTCGTCGCGGTCCGCAACCGCGATCTGGAACTGGCGCTGGACGAGGGCATGCGTGCCTTCGCGGGAAAGCGACGCTCGTTGCCCTCACTGGTGTGGATCGCGGGCGAGGCCGCGCGCGAGATGATCGAGCGCTACCCCGGCGACCCACGGACTCGGGTGTATATGGACCAGCTGCGTTCGCTGTCCATCGAATGA
- a CDS encoding TIGR02677 family protein produces the protein MRLFSFATAERRADYLWVLRAFDSARAAYVVLLHANDVAEWIERDGSGPRTSDFGGGLQSDAGAPTRTADAEDRPHAPRLTAAEIGTLLDQLHRWGVLERSYDGTRAATLAEYRNRHYVYQFSQAGFRAYRAVAGVLDARLDEAALSRLVLPELLADLHTLAEANRAGDAERVYRTLRRLDAALSDMAARAAHFYLGLGDLVRTTEITPESFLAHKDALLAHMREFSLDLARFTPRLAGAIAEIEETGVEELITRAANCDERVLLSLAERQSDWQSRWDGLRTWFVASASGESAGTTEAERLREATMSAIAAVLSLLRRVTETRRGGVSRESALRHLAGWFTAAPTAESAHALFDAVFGLGRPRHLAMEHPDADVIPAIRSWWDAPPLEISRTLAETGRPPAAAAPARIHRNDAGIRRLREAQLDAQRARAVAAASLASGDVHERVLDERETEVLLRLLDAASTAWVPVCGRVAGTTGSDSGVTLTVSEHEGSTVVRTARGLLHLNNRALKVEQTTRARATGERP, from the coding sequence CTGCGGCTGTTCTCCTTCGCCACCGCCGAGCGGCGCGCCGACTATCTGTGGGTACTCCGCGCATTCGACAGCGCGCGGGCGGCATACGTGGTGTTGCTGCACGCGAACGACGTGGCGGAATGGATCGAGCGAGACGGAAGCGGCCCGCGCACGTCCGATTTCGGTGGTGGTCTCCAGTCGGATGCCGGTGCACCCACCCGAACCGCCGATGCCGAAGACAGGCCGCATGCTCCGCGTCTGACCGCAGCCGAGATCGGCACGCTGCTCGACCAACTGCACAGATGGGGCGTGCTGGAGCGCAGCTACGACGGAACCCGCGCCGCCACGCTGGCCGAATACCGCAACCGGCACTACGTGTACCAGTTCTCGCAGGCCGGTTTCCGGGCCTACCGCGCGGTGGCCGGTGTGCTCGATGCCCGCCTCGACGAGGCCGCGCTGTCGCGGCTCGTGCTTCCTGAACTGCTGGCCGACCTGCATACCCTGGCCGAAGCCAATCGGGCGGGCGACGCCGAACGCGTGTATCGCACGCTGCGCCGCCTCGACGCCGCGCTATCGGACATGGCCGCCCGCGCCGCGCACTTCTATCTCGGACTCGGCGACCTGGTCCGCACCACCGAGATCACCCCGGAATCGTTTCTCGCGCACAAAGACGCGCTGCTGGCGCACATGCGAGAGTTCAGCCTCGACCTGGCCCGGTTCACCCCGCGCCTGGCAGGCGCGATCGCGGAGATCGAGGAGACCGGCGTCGAGGAGCTGATCACACGCGCGGCGAACTGTGACGAGCGGGTGCTGCTGAGTCTCGCCGAGCGCCAGTCGGATTGGCAGTCCCGATGGGATGGACTGCGGACCTGGTTCGTCGCCTCGGCCAGCGGCGAATCCGCGGGTACGACGGAGGCCGAGCGGCTACGCGAGGCCACCATGAGCGCCATCGCCGCGGTCCTGTCCCTCCTACGCCGGGTCACCGAGACGCGGCGCGGCGGGGTGAGCCGGGAGTCGGCGCTGCGGCATCTGGCTGGCTGGTTCACCGCGGCACCGACGGCCGAGAGCGCCCATGCGCTCTTCGACGCGGTCTTCGGGCTGGGCAGGCCGCGACATCTGGCGATGGAGCACCCGGACGCCGACGTGATTCCGGCGATCCGATCCTGGTGGGACGCACCGCCGTTGGAGATCTCGCGGACGCTCGCCGAGACCGGGCGGCCGCCGGCGGCCGCCGCCCCGGCGCGTATCCACCGCAATGACGCGGGCATCCGGCGGCTGCGCGAGGCGCAGCTCGACGCGCAGCGGGCGCGCGCGGTGGCCGCCGCGTCGCTGGCCTCCGGCGACGTGCACGAGCGGGTTCTCGACGAACGCGAAACCGAGGTGCTGCTTCGGCTGCTGGACGCCGCGTCCACCGCGTGGGTTCCGGTGTGCGGCCGGGTCGCGGGGACGACCGGTTCCGACAGCGGCGTCACCCTCACCGTCTCCGAGCACGAGGGGTCGACCGTAGTGCGTACTGCGCGAGGGCTACTGCACCTGAACAATCGCGCGCTCAAGGTCGAGCAGACGACCAGGGCGCGGGCCACCGGGGAGCGCCCCTGA
- a CDS encoding TIGR02678 family protein — protein sequence MRGHKIDVLALDNYQRAARVVLANHLITRTYPDRIALPLIRRWATELREDLAELFGYRLEVTETTARVFPVLDRLDAGRPARTPGERVFDRRRYAYLALTLAALGRAGDQITVSELADHVAAYTGRVDGLELSTDRAPDRDAFVDAVGWLTRRGAITLADGDVGGWASDPEAGEALYDIDRPVVFALFRPPRALQHLHSVRGLLAEEAAATGVSPHPPTAAEIARRVRRALAERPVVYADDLAPEERPVLAQERIVADVELFTGLRAERRAEGVALIDTSGRLSDIRFPGTGTLAQVALLLAGEIADRVLDIDNPLPLRPCAQDTGEALAKQLDEAIPESTVFAPLAELRSLDSLGKEPYSPELDCLPEHAVDGFETYPIIDTTWVRETVQALADRYGATFAAQWQADIPGLATEVVALLQRLRLVQVVDDELLVLPALARYRGAVVTVRTKRAAELFVTAADTYGPDSTGTEGS from the coding sequence ATGCGCGGACACAAGATCGACGTTCTCGCGCTGGACAACTACCAACGCGCCGCACGGGTCGTCTTGGCCAATCACCTGATCACCCGGACCTATCCGGACCGGATCGCTCTGCCGCTGATCCGCCGATGGGCCACCGAGCTGCGCGAGGATCTGGCCGAGCTGTTCGGCTACCGGCTGGAGGTCACCGAGACCACCGCGCGGGTGTTCCCGGTGCTCGACCGCCTCGATGCGGGCAGGCCCGCGCGCACCCCGGGCGAGCGCGTCTTCGACCGCCGCCGCTACGCCTACCTCGCGCTGACTCTCGCCGCGCTGGGCCGGGCAGGCGACCAGATCACAGTGTCGGAGTTGGCCGATCACGTCGCCGCCTACACCGGCCGGGTGGACGGGCTCGAGCTGTCCACCGACCGGGCCCCCGACCGCGACGCGTTCGTCGACGCGGTGGGCTGGCTGACCCGGCGCGGCGCGATCACCCTCGCCGACGGCGACGTCGGCGGCTGGGCCAGCGATCCGGAGGCCGGTGAGGCGCTCTACGACATCGACCGGCCGGTGGTCTTCGCGCTGTTCCGGCCGCCACGCGCACTGCAGCATCTGCACAGCGTGCGCGGGCTGCTCGCCGAAGAGGCCGCGGCCACCGGCGTTTCCCCGCACCCGCCGACCGCCGCCGAGATCGCGCGTCGGGTGCGCAGGGCGCTGGCCGAACGGCCGGTGGTGTACGCCGACGATCTCGCGCCCGAGGAACGCCCGGTGCTCGCGCAGGAACGGATCGTCGCAGATGTGGAACTGTTCACCGGTCTGCGCGCCGAGCGCCGCGCCGAGGGCGTCGCGCTGATCGACACCTCGGGACGGCTGTCCGACATCCGTTTTCCCGGCACCGGAACCCTCGCACAGGTAGCGCTGCTGCTGGCCGGTGAGATCGCCGACCGCGTGCTCGACATCGACAACCCACTGCCCCTGCGGCCCTGCGCGCAGGATACGGGCGAGGCGCTGGCGAAGCAGCTCGACGAAGCCATCCCCGAATCCACCGTGTTCGCACCGCTCGCCGAGCTGCGCTCGCTGGATTCGCTGGGGAAAGAGCCCTATTCACCGGAGCTGGACTGCCTTCCTGAGCACGCAGTGGACGGGTTCGAGACGTATCCGATCATCGACACCACGTGGGTACGTGAGACGGTGCAGGCGCTCGCCGACCGCTATGGCGCCACCTTCGCCGCGCAGTGGCAGGCCGACATCCCCGGCCTCGCCACGGAGGTGGTGGCTCTGTTGCAGCGGCTGCGGCTGGTTCAGGTGGTCGACGACGAACTGCTCGTGCTGCCCGCCCTGGCCCGCTACCGCGGCGCAGTCGTGACAGTCCGCACCAAGCGGGCGGCGGAATTGTTCGTGACTGCGGCCGACACCTACGGGCCCGACAGCACCGGAACGGAAGGGAGCTGA